One genomic segment of Methanothermobacter tenebrarum includes these proteins:
- a CDS encoding DUF2109 domain-containing protein: MIEETIISCIIIYMVLRLFITQNRLERMPYLNVINFGVAAVITLKNPSPLGAITSMVYFILATVGANAIAFTISKVKEIEQ; encoded by the coding sequence ATGATAGAAGAGACAATTATTTCATGTATAATAATATATATGGTTTTAAGACTCTTCATAACCCAGAATAGGCTAGAAAGGATGCCATACCTCAACGTTATAAATTTCGGGGTTGCTGCGGTTATAACACTCAAAAATCCATCACCACTGGGCGCTATAACATCCATGGTATATTTTATACTCGCAACTGTAGGCGCCAATGCAATAGCATTCACCATAAGTAAGGTAAAGGAGATAGAACAATGA
- a CDS encoding DUF2108 domain-containing protein, whose protein sequence is MNIEFVYAAAILMIVGALGGVLQTRPIDKFLMLAVLGDGLISIVATFGYLDVAMASSFMTFVGIIIMMIGLVRVLEIRKMRGEVG, encoded by the coding sequence ATGAACATCGAATTCGTATATGCTGCGGCCATCCTAATGATAGTCGGAGCACTAGGAGGCGTGCTCCAAACAAGGCCCATAGACAAGTTCCTCATGTTAGCAGTGTTAGGTGATGGTCTAATTAGTATCGTGGCAACCTTCGGCTACCTTGACGTGGCTATGGCATCTTCATTCATGACCTTTGTAGGGATAATCATAATGATGATAGGATTGGTTAGAGTACTTGAAATCAGAAA